One Vibrio sp. CDRSL-10 TSBA genomic region harbors:
- a CDS encoding FlgO family outer membrane protein, producing the protein MKKWLCLVPVVMLTACSYAPIYNGKESYGGSQFMLMESPRHTLNFFVDSLTEDLVESNTSVTARTPIAITSFVDLQNMDTTNWLGNSVSEGLIYQFQRRGFKVVDFKTTGSIQVTQQGDFAFSREWKDLAQQQEIQYVLTGTMLRQEGGVLINARVVGMQSRVVVATAQGFLPADRIGRDLDTLNSMRTQDGVLIRSDPTMTQPYTVILRP; encoded by the coding sequence ATGAAAAAATGGCTTTGTTTAGTGCCGGTGGTCATGTTGACCGCCTGCTCTTATGCCCCGATTTATAACGGCAAAGAGTCATACGGCGGTTCACAGTTCATGTTGATGGAGAGTCCGCGTCATACCCTGAACTTCTTTGTGGACAGTCTGACCGAAGATCTGGTGGAATCGAATACCAGTGTGACCGCACGCACCCCGATAGCGATTACCTCTTTTGTTGATTTACAGAATATGGACACCACTAACTGGCTGGGTAATTCCGTTTCGGAAGGGTTGATTTATCAGTTTCAGCGTCGTGGCTTTAAAGTGGTGGATTTCAAAACCACAGGCTCCATTCAGGTCACTCAACAGGGTGATTTTGCGTTCAGTCGTGAATGGAAGGATCTGGCCCAGCAACAAGAGATCCAGTACGTACTAACCGGGACTATGTTGCGTCAGGAAGGCGGGGTATTAATTAATGCTCGCGTGGTCGGCATGCAGTCGCGCGTTGTGGTGGCAACGGCACAAGGCTTTTTGCCGGCGGATCGTATTGGCCGCGATTTGGATACGCTGAACAGTATGCGTACTCAGGATGGGGTGTTAATTCGTTCCGATCCAACCATGACTCAACCCTACACTGTGATATTGCGTCCCTAG
- a CDS encoding malate:quinone oxidoreductase: protein MQQHLAKVYGQAEVGAPPMSVPHLDARRIDGKEVILFGPFATFSTKFLKNGSLWDLMSSTTADNLMPMVHVGLDNFNLVTYLIGQVLQDDEDRFAELQKYYPNAKKADWRLWTAGQRVQIIKKDQEKGGRLQFGTEVVASQDKTLAALLGASPGASTAAPIMLNVLKSVFSERVDGVWNDKLKQIIPSFGQHLNGDVEATLNELNYTSTVLGLHKPQQAQGDAPAPDADAVIPEKAPIADIEL, encoded by the coding sequence GTGCAACAGCATCTGGCCAAAGTGTACGGTCAGGCTGAAGTCGGTGCGCCACCTATGTCAGTACCACACCTGGATGCGCGTCGCATTGATGGTAAAGAAGTGATCCTGTTTGGTCCGTTCGCTACCTTCTCAACTAAGTTCCTGAAAAATGGTTCACTGTGGGATCTTATGAGTTCGACCACCGCAGATAACCTGATGCCTATGGTGCATGTCGGCCTGGATAACTTTAATCTGGTGACTTACTTGATTGGCCAGGTGCTGCAGGATGACGAGGACCGTTTTGCTGAGCTGCAGAAGTACTATCCGAATGCGAAAAAAGCAGACTGGAGACTGTGGACAGCAGGACAACGTGTACAAATTATCAAGAAAGACCAAGAGAAAGGCGGTCGTCTGCAATTTGGTACTGAAGTCGTTGCTTCACAAGATAAAACACTGGCGGCTCTGCTGGGTGCATCGCCAGGTGCGTCTACCGCAGCCCCTATCATGCTGAATGTTTTGAAATCCGTATTTAGCGAGCGTGTTGATGGTGTCTGGAACGATAAACTGAAGCAGATCATTCCTTCATTTGGTCAGCATCTGAATGGTGATGTTGAAGCGACGCTAAACGAGCTGAACTACACCAGTACCGTACTCGGTCTGCACAAACCTCAGCAGGCGCAAGGCGATGCGCCGGCACCAGATGCTGATGCGGTTATCCCTGAGAAAGCACCGATTGCGGATATCGAGCTATAA
- a CDS encoding malate:quinone oxidoreductase: protein MKKLVMMLFAVASMTSFPSAYADDNDSPVDVLLIGGGIMSATLGTYLQELEPEWNMTMVERLDNVAQESSNGWNNAGTGHSALMELNYTPQMQDGSVDVTKAVKVNEDFQISRQFWAYQVDQQVMHNPASFIRSVNHMSFVWGDTNVNFLRARYAELQKNTLFQSMDYSEDPAQIKAWAPLVMEGRDPNQKVAATRSVLGTDVNYGEITRQLVSSLQSQPNFDLQLQTEVRGLKQNTDGSWTVTVADLANGEQEKQIHAKFVFIGAGGASLPLLQASGIPEADNYGGFPVGGQFPYHRKPGSSATASGQSVRSG, encoded by the coding sequence ATGAAAAAATTAGTCATGATGTTGTTTGCTGTTGCCAGTATGACATCTTTTCCGTCAGCGTATGCTGATGATAATGATTCACCGGTTGATGTGCTGCTGATTGGCGGCGGGATCATGAGCGCGACTCTGGGGACGTATCTGCAGGAGCTGGAGCCTGAGTGGAACATGACCATGGTTGAACGTCTGGACAATGTTGCCCAAGAAAGCTCGAATGGTTGGAACAACGCAGGTACCGGTCACTCTGCGCTGATGGAGCTGAACTATACTCCGCAAATGCAGGATGGTAGCGTCGATGTAACCAAAGCGGTTAAGGTGAATGAAGACTTCCAGATCAGCCGTCAGTTTTGGGCTTATCAGGTCGATCAGCAAGTGATGCATAACCCGGCATCTTTTATCCGCAGCGTCAATCACATGAGTTTCGTGTGGGGTGATACTAATGTTAACTTCCTGCGCGCCCGTTACGCTGAATTGCAGAAAAACACGCTGTTCCAGAGTATGGATTATTCAGAAGATCCGGCACAGATCAAAGCCTGGGCGCCGCTGGTCATGGAAGGTCGTGATCCGAATCAGAAAGTTGCCGCCACCCGCTCAGTGCTGGGGACGGATGTGAACTACGGTGAAATCACCCGCCAACTGGTCAGCTCGCTGCAATCGCAACCGAACTTTGATCTGCAACTGCAAACTGAAGTTCGTGGCCTGAAACAGAACACGGACGGCAGCTGGACTGTGACTGTGGCTGATCTGGCCAACGGCGAGCAGGAAAAACAGATCCACGCTAAATTCGTTTTCATCGGTGCTGGTGGCGCGTCATTGCCGCTGCTGCAGGCATCGGGTATTCCTGAAGCGGATAACTATGGCGGCTTCCCGGTCGGTGGCCAGTTTCCTTATCACCGAAAACCAGGAAGTAGTGCAACAGCATCTGGCCAAAGTGTACGGTCAGGCTGA
- a CDS encoding Fe3+-citrate ABC transporter substrate-binding protein, protein MTKSNLETNTGHRFISKAKTAYKIHIHTPDDKVLHRSVGYIRIGEKKGLKKAIKMRNELGREMWGPYWRRILKDPYLMTRLPHSLEPKIIYKPRPTQDNPDCRDACYIAAWRNYDDKGRCTFKSVVCSINKHGKLAAYTKTKKALLEAHKDCLDILVYMGRLNSIDLK, encoded by the coding sequence ATGACAAAGAGTAACCTGGAAACCAACACTGGTCACCGCTTTATCTCTAAAGCCAAGACGGCGTATAAGATTCATATTCACACCCCTGATGACAAAGTTTTGCATCGGTCGGTGGGCTACATCCGGATTGGTGAGAAAAAGGGTTTAAAAAAAGCAATCAAGATGCGTAACGAGCTTGGACGAGAAATGTGGGGGCCATATTGGCGACGTATCCTGAAAGACCCGTATCTGATGACCCGGCTGCCCCACAGTCTGGAGCCTAAAATCATCTATAAACCGCGCCCGACACAGGATAACCCGGACTGCCGTGATGCCTGTTACATCGCAGCCTGGCGTAACTATGATGACAAAGGCCGCTGCACGTTCAAAAGCGTGGTCTGCTCTATCAATAAGCATGGCAAATTAGCCGCTTACACTAAAACCAAAAAGGCTCTGCTGGAAGCACATAAAGACTGCCTCGACATCTTGGTCTATATGGGCCGTTTAAACAGTATTGATCTCAAATAA
- the gltX gene encoding glutamate--tRNA ligase, producing the protein MTVKTRFAPSPTGFLHVGGARTALYSWLYAKSQGGEFVLRIEDTDLERSTQEAVDAILEGMSWLGLDWDEGPYYQTKRFDRYNEVVEQLLAEDKAYKCYASKELLDEIRAEQEANKEMARYDANHPKIKAVNEAAKEGDPCVIRFRNPKEGSVVFDDQIRGRIEIRNDQLDDLIIRRTDGSPTYNFCVVVDDVDMGITHIIRGEDHINNTPRQINIYKAMGATIPTFAHCAMILGDDGAKLSKRHGAVSVMQYRDEGYLPEALINYLVRLGWGHGDQEIFSQQEMIELFSLNAISKSASAFNTDKLLWLNNHYIKTSSPEHVAKHLEWHFDHQGINKDNGPALTDIVKLVGERCHTLVELAEQSRYFFEDFSEFEAGAAKKHLRGVAKEPLALALSKIEALTEWNTEALHQVIAAVCEELEIGMGKIGMPLRVAVTGGGQSPSVDAVMNLIGQERVIARIKLALAYIEEREANAQ; encoded by the coding sequence ATGACGGTTAAGACTCGTTTTGCTCCCAGCCCAACTGGCTTTCTTCACGTAGGTGGTGCCCGTACCGCACTGTATTCTTGGCTTTATGCAAAAAGTCAGGGCGGAGAATTTGTACTGCGTATCGAAGATACTGACCTTGAGCGTTCAACTCAGGAAGCAGTAGATGCCATTCTGGAAGGCATGAGCTGGCTTGGACTGGATTGGGATGAAGGCCCTTACTACCAGACGAAGCGCTTTGACCGTTACAACGAAGTGGTTGAACAGCTTCTGGCCGAAGACAAAGCTTACAAATGTTACGCTTCAAAAGAGTTGCTGGACGAAATTCGTGCTGAGCAGGAAGCGAATAAAGAGATGGCTCGTTACGATGCGAACCATCCAAAGATCAAAGCGGTCAACGAAGCGGCAAAAGAGGGTGATCCTTGTGTTATCCGTTTCCGCAACCCGAAAGAAGGCAGTGTGGTCTTTGATGACCAGATCCGTGGCCGTATCGAAATCCGTAACGACCAACTGGATGATCTGATCATTCGTCGTACAGACGGCTCGCCAACGTACAACTTCTGTGTTGTTGTTGACGACGTAGACATGGGCATTACCCACATTATCCGTGGTGAAGACCATATCAACAACACGCCGCGTCAGATCAACATCTACAAAGCAATGGGTGCGACTATCCCGACTTTTGCTCACTGTGCAATGATCCTGGGCGACGACGGCGCCAAACTGTCTAAACGTCATGGCGCGGTCTCTGTAATGCAATACCGTGATGAAGGTTATCTGCCAGAAGCACTGATCAACTACCTGGTGCGCCTGGGTTGGGGTCATGGCGATCAGGAAATCTTCTCTCAGCAAGAGATGATTGAGCTGTTCAGCCTGAATGCTATTTCTAAATCGGCATCTGCGTTTAACACTGACAAACTGTTGTGGCTGAACAACCACTACATCAAAACCTCGTCACCTGAACATGTTGCTAAGCATCTGGAATGGCATTTTGATCACCAAGGCATCAACAAAGACAATGGCCCGGCACTGACTGACATTGTTAAGCTGGTGGGTGAGCGTTGCCATACTTTGGTTGAACTGGCAGAGCAGTCGCGTTACTTCTTTGAAGATTTCTCTGAATTTGAAGCCGGCGCTGCGAAAAAACACCTGCGTGGTGTAGCGAAAGAGCCTCTGGCTCTTGCTCTGAGCAAGATTGAAGCTCTGACAGAGTGGAATACTGAAGCACTGCATCAGGTGATTGCTGCTGTGTGTGAAGAGCTGGAAATCGGCATGGGTAAAATCGGTATGCCACTGCGCGTTGCTGTAACTGGCGGTGGTCAGTCTCCTTCCGTGGATGCTGTGATGAACCTGATCGGTCAGGAGCGTGTCATTGCTCGTATCAAGCTGGCACTGGCATACATTGAAGAGCGTGAAGCAAACGCACAGTAA
- a CDS encoding DUF411 domain-containing protein encodes MNKYSLGLALLFAFSGQALATDVINHKSPYCGCCGEWSKHMQEHGFNVKEQLHNNMNGIKQQLGITLQLASCHTAEINGYVFEGHIPAADIEAFLANPPKNAKGLAVPGMPMGSPGMEYGDQKDAYVVYAFNEQGQTFKYRQYPANQ; translated from the coding sequence ATGAATAAATACTCACTCGGACTTGCACTGTTGTTTGCGTTTTCCGGCCAGGCGTTAGCCACCGATGTCATTAACCATAAGTCTCCTTATTGTGGCTGCTGCGGCGAATGGAGCAAGCATATGCAAGAGCACGGTTTTAATGTTAAAGAACAGCTGCACAACAATATGAATGGCATTAAGCAGCAACTGGGGATCACTCTGCAGTTAGCATCCTGCCATACGGCTGAAATCAATGGTTATGTGTTTGAAGGGCATATCCCGGCGGCAGACATTGAGGCTTTCCTCGCTAACCCGCCGAAAAATGCCAAAGGCCTCGCGGTTCCCGGTATGCCTATGGGTTCGCCGGGCATGGAGTATGGCGATCAGAAAGATGCCTACGTGGTGTACGCCTTTAACGAACAAGGCCAGACCTTCAAATACCGGCAATACCCCGCCAATCAGTAA
- a CDS encoding TraB/GumN family protein, which produces MAGISRIITTCCLLAALSLHAEPLYWQASKGNLQLTIFGSIHVGEPKMYPLPQPVYQALQDADGLIVEADIRNNQHIRYPYGQPSAEQVLSDEQVFMLDKVVKDLGQDAEVFRQLAPWKAALSIQLMQLQQLGFHPTQGVDAVLMDQAIKTNKPIVALESVQFQVDLLTKQPDAGQEMLTALLEDWEKNQAMTECMIDSWIAGDVDNLNSMAQLTEMSPELEQAMVQNRNRDWADKLASGQLLPQSQSQYLMVVGTLHLVGQDNLLSMLQQRGFTVHKLNHSQTADCQFY; this is translated from the coding sequence ATGGCCGGGATCTCCCGCATTATCACCACATGCTGTCTGTTGGCCGCCCTCTCTCTTCATGCAGAGCCTCTTTACTGGCAAGCCAGTAAAGGCAATCTTCAACTGACAATTTTTGGCTCGATCCACGTTGGTGAGCCGAAAATGTATCCTTTACCGCAGCCTGTATACCAGGCTCTGCAGGACGCAGACGGCTTAATCGTTGAAGCCGATATTCGCAACAATCAACATATCCGTTACCCGTACGGGCAACCCAGCGCTGAGCAAGTTTTATCCGATGAGCAGGTTTTTATGCTGGATAAGGTGGTAAAAGATCTGGGTCAGGACGCTGAAGTATTTCGCCAACTGGCGCCATGGAAAGCTGCTTTATCAATCCAGTTAATGCAACTGCAACAACTCGGCTTTCATCCGACACAAGGCGTCGATGCCGTACTGATGGACCAGGCAATCAAAACCAATAAACCCATCGTGGCCCTAGAATCGGTCCAGTTTCAGGTTGATCTGCTGACCAAGCAACCTGATGCCGGTCAGGAGATGTTGACGGCCCTGCTCGAAGACTGGGAAAAAAATCAGGCCATGACTGAATGCATGATCGACAGCTGGATTGCCGGCGACGTCGACAATCTTAATTCAATGGCACAACTGACCGAGATGTCTCCTGAGCTGGAACAAGCCATGGTGCAAAACCGCAACCGCGACTGGGCTGATAAGCTGGCCAGCGGTCAGTTGCTGCCCCAAAGTCAGAGTCAATATCTGATGGTGGTAGGAACCCTGCACCTGGTCGGCCAAGACAACCTGCTGAGTATGCTGCAACAGCGCGGTTTTACCGTACACAAGCTCAATCATTCCCAAACGGCAGATTGTCAGTTTTATTAA